The following coding sequences lie in one Miscanthus floridulus cultivar M001 chromosome 9, ASM1932011v1, whole genome shotgun sequence genomic window:
- the LOC136481959 gene encoding uncharacterized protein At4g06598-like isoform X1, with translation MMMANAKLHKQALLPPRSPFPTAAPSPYADRGPIARPQVGAAHHRHGHHQRTSSESFIEEQPPLWLDDLLNEPETPAARQSSGRAGHRRSSSDSFALFDGGAAGAGAGAYANGFEVGMGRGGGQPAPWGGVQEYYAKSSFGRAHGRPWEQGMPNSAGFRHGGGLPMPTKDKVGGHHGPPNVSREHDHGMDKRTPDDAGHDQKVGDKEGVLPKHAQSEADNKRAKQQYAQRSRVRKLQYIAELEGRVQALQSEGVEVSAEMEFLTQQNIMLDLENKALKQRLESLAQEQLIKRFQQEMFEREIGRLRSLYQQQVPALVHSNSRDLDVQFANLSLKHKDPNAGRDALSGPLRT, from the exons ATGATGATGGCGAACGCGAAGCTCCATAAGCAGGCGCTGCTACCGCCGCGGAGCCCCTTCCCGACGGCCGCGCCGTCGCCGTACGCCGACCGCGGCCCAATCGCGCGGCCGCAGGTTGGCGCCGCGCACCACCGGCACGGCCACCACCAGCGCACGTCGTCCGAGAGCTTCATCGAGGAGCAGCCGCCGCTGTGGCTCGACGACCTGCTCAACGAGCCCGAGACGCCCGCGGCGCGGCAGAGTAGCGGCCGGGCTGGGCACCGCAGGTCGTCCAGCGACTCGTTCGCACTGTTTGACGGTGGAGCTGCTGGCGCCGGTGCCGGTGCTTACGCCAATGGCTTCGAGGTGGGGATGGGGAGAGGAGGCGGGCAGCCTGCGCCGTGGGGCGGTGTGCAGGAGTACTATGCCAAGTCGTCGTTTGGGAGGGCGCATGGCCGGCCGTGGGAGCAAGGCATGCCGAATTCGGCGGGTTTCAGGCATGGTGGTGGCCTGCCAATGCCCACAAAAGATAAGGTTGGCGGGCATCATGGGCCACCGAATGTGTCGAGGGAGCATGACCATGGCATGGATAAGAGAACTCCTGATGATGCTGGCCATGATCAAAAGGTTGGAGACAAGGAGGGTGTGCTGCCGAAGCATGCACAGTCAGAGGCGGACAACAAGCGTGCTAAACA GCAATATGCTCAGAGGTCCCGTGTCCGGAAGCTGCAGTATATTGCAGAGCTTGAAGGTAGAGTCCAGGCATTACAG TCAGAAGGGGTAGAAGTGTCTGCTGAAATGGAGTTCCTTACCCAGCAGAATATTATGCTCGACCTGGAAAACAAAGCCTTGAAGCAAAGACTGGAGAGTCTAGCTCAGGAACAACTTATTAAACGCT TTCAACAGGAGATGTTTGAGCGGGAAATTGGTCGTCTCAGGTCCCTATATCAGCAACAGGTTCCTGCTCTTGTTCATAGTAACAGCAGAGACCTTGATGTGCAGTTTGCTAACTTGTCTCTGAAACACAAAGACCCCAATGCGGGCCGGGATGCTCTCTCTGGGCCTCTTCGTACTTAG
- the LOC136481959 gene encoding uncharacterized protein At4g06598-like isoform X2 yields MMMANAKLHKQALLPPRSPFPTAAPSPYADRGPIARPQVGAAHHRHGHHQRTSSESFIEEQPPLWLDDLLNEPETPAARQSSGRAGHRRSSSDSFALFDGGAAGAGAGAYANGFEVGMGRGGGQPAPWGGVQEYYAKSSFGRAHGRPWEQGMPNSAGFRHGGGLPMPTKDKVGGHHGPPNVSREHDHGMDKRTPDDAGHDQKVGDKEGVLPKHAQSEADNKRAKQQYAQRSRVRKLQYIAELEGRVQALQSEGVEVSAEMEFLTQQNIMLDLENKALKQRLESLAQEQLIKRWLTLKPGKAMVLCLQLLGKNGFGFTVFGFISRSRVCTFGKAFD; encoded by the exons ATGATGATGGCGAACGCGAAGCTCCATAAGCAGGCGCTGCTACCGCCGCGGAGCCCCTTCCCGACGGCCGCGCCGTCGCCGTACGCCGACCGCGGCCCAATCGCGCGGCCGCAGGTTGGCGCCGCGCACCACCGGCACGGCCACCACCAGCGCACGTCGTCCGAGAGCTTCATCGAGGAGCAGCCGCCGCTGTGGCTCGACGACCTGCTCAACGAGCCCGAGACGCCCGCGGCGCGGCAGAGTAGCGGCCGGGCTGGGCACCGCAGGTCGTCCAGCGACTCGTTCGCACTGTTTGACGGTGGAGCTGCTGGCGCCGGTGCCGGTGCTTACGCCAATGGCTTCGAGGTGGGGATGGGGAGAGGAGGCGGGCAGCCTGCGCCGTGGGGCGGTGTGCAGGAGTACTATGCCAAGTCGTCGTTTGGGAGGGCGCATGGCCGGCCGTGGGAGCAAGGCATGCCGAATTCGGCGGGTTTCAGGCATGGTGGTGGCCTGCCAATGCCCACAAAAGATAAGGTTGGCGGGCATCATGGGCCACCGAATGTGTCGAGGGAGCATGACCATGGCATGGATAAGAGAACTCCTGATGATGCTGGCCATGATCAAAAGGTTGGAGACAAGGAGGGTGTGCTGCCGAAGCATGCACAGTCAGAGGCGGACAACAAGCGTGCTAAACA GCAATATGCTCAGAGGTCCCGTGTCCGGAAGCTGCAGTATATTGCAGAGCTTGAAGGTAGAGTCCAGGCATTACAG TCAGAAGGGGTAGAAGTGTCTGCTGAAATGGAGTTCCTTACCCAGCAGAATATTATGCTCGACCTGGAAAACAAAGCCTTGAAGCAAAGACTGGAGAGTCTAGCTCAGGAACAACTTATTAAACGCT ggctaaCATTGAAGCCAGGAAAAGCCATGGTTTTATGTCTTCAGCTTCTAGGCAAAAATGGCTTTGGATTCACCGTTTTTGGCTTCATAAGCCGTTCTCGTGTATGCACATTTGGCAAGGCTTTTGATTAA